A single Methanocaldococcus bathoardescens DNA region contains:
- a CDS encoding class I SAM-dependent methyltransferase: MENIKDHIKKYWDMRSETYDNSPGHSGLPEVWKKVLYETFGDRKLRILDVGTGTGFLAILLAELGHDVVGIDLSERMLERAKKKADEKGLDIEFMIADAENLPFDDGEFDAVINRHLLWTLPNPQKAINEWSRVIKMGGKVVAIDGRWREKTLEEKIRRTIGQIAILIYERRNPWKIMSIYEKEEINKKLPFYGGSKPENIVNLFKNANLANISVRDLKWIREELNKNYPLLYRIAWKNKTYYLVEGYKIS; the protein is encoded by the coding sequence ATGGAGAATATAAAAGACCATATCAAAAAATACTGGGATATGAGAAGTGAAACCTACGACAACTCTCCCGGACACTCTGGTTTGCCAGAGGTTTGGAAGAAAGTTTTATATGAGACGTTTGGAGACAGAAAGCTAAGAATCTTAGATGTGGGAACTGGAACTGGATTTTTAGCAATTTTGTTGGCAGAGTTGGGGCATGATGTTGTTGGTATTGATTTATCTGAGAGAATGCTTGAGAGGGCTAAAAAGAAGGCTGATGAAAAGGGTTTAGATATAGAGTTTATGATTGCGGATGCTGAAAACCTACCTTTTGATGATGGAGAGTTTGATGCTGTGATTAATAGGCATCTGCTATGGACACTACCAAATCCACAGAAGGCCATTAATGAATGGAGTAGAGTTATAAAAATGGGAGGAAAGGTTGTAGCAATTGATGGTAGATGGAGAGAAAAAACTCTTGAGGAGAAGATTAGAAGAACCATTGGGCAGATAGCAATATTGATATATGAGAGAAGAAATCCTTGGAAGATTATGAGCATATATGAGAAAGAAGAGATTAACAAAAAACTCCCGTTCTATGGTGGCTCAAAACCAGAAAATATTGTAAATCTCTTTAAGAATGCAAACTTAGCCAACATCTCTGTTAGAGACCTTAAATGGATTAGGGAGGAGCTAAATAAAAATTATCCTCTCCTATATAGAATAGCTTGGAAAAACAAAACTTACTACCTTGTTGAGGGGTATAAAATATCATAG
- a CDS encoding AAA family ATPase, with translation MVSFIKRIEKYSKVDKEHLLNFISEQLNTEIVDIVPKIFDTFLVSKDNKQISISLLGDGTKMALLYYYALSLENSYILLEEPENHLHPKLMDKVVDLIITSSQKNQIFITTHNLEFLQKILEKAYEKNTNLKVFALENLKDGIPEIEAYECDEANAALNKIGVDLR, from the coding sequence ATGGTTTCATTTATAAAAAGAATTGAAAAATACTCAAAAGTTGATAAAGAGCATTTATTAAACTTCATATCAGAACAGCTAAATACAGAAATCGTTGATATTGTCCCAAAGATATTTGACACATTCTTAGTCTCAAAGGACAACAAACAAATCTCAATCTCATTATTAGGAGACGGAACAAAGATGGCACTGTTGTATTATTATGCACTATCCCTTGAAAACTCTTACATTTTATTGGAAGAACCAGAAAACCACTTACATCCAAAATTAATGGATAAAGTTGTTGATTTAATAATCACATCCTCCCAAAAAAACCAGATTTTTATAACAACTCATAACTTAGAGTTTCTTCAAAAAATCTTAGAGAAAGCTTATGAAAAAAACACAAACTTGAAGGTTTTTGCACTTGAGAATTTAAAAGATGGTATTCCAGAGATAGAAGCTTATGAATGTGATGAGGCAAATGCCGCATTAAATAAAATTGGGGTGGATTTAAGATGA
- a CDS encoding AAA family ATPase — protein sequence MGDINVFIGKNNTGKSTLLESIYLNLVQNNRDLLGIHPFRAIFSRRGISEIGRVTHSDIGDDWDVINLVLTYLFYSDWENFKGDKFTLSINSNLNDFRLTAYFGEFPEDVLKKFYKKESNYFYKNW from the coding sequence TTGGGAGATATTAATGTATTTATTGGAAAAAACAACACTGGAAAAAGCACACTTCTTGAAAGCATTTATTTAAATTTAGTTCAAAATAATAGGGATTTATTGGGTATTCATCCATTTAGGGCAATATTTTCAAGAAGAGGGATTTCTGAAATTGGGAGAGTCACACATTCTGATATTGGTGATGATTGGGATGTTATCAATTTAGTTTTAACATATCTGTTCTACTCTGACTGGGAAAATTTTAAAGGAGATAAATTTACCCTCTCTATTAACTCCAACTTAAACGATTTTAGATTGACTGCATATTTTGGAGAATTTCCAGAAGATGTTTTAAAGAAATTTTACAAAAAAGAAAGTAATTATTTCTATAAAAACTGGTGA
- a CDS encoding cyclophilin-like fold protein: MKIKIKVRDFEVEAELYEDIAPKTVSAIAKALPIKGVVNRWGDEIYFETNVVVNEEENSKEYVELGDIAYWIPGRAICIFFGKTPISDDDKIKPASAVNVIGKVKDWKKFKDVWDGEIIEITKNNV; this comes from the coding sequence ATGAAAATTAAAATTAAAGTTAGGGATTTTGAGGTAGAAGCAGAGCTTTATGAAGACATTGCACCAAAAACTGTAAGTGCAATAGCTAAAGCACTTCCAATAAAAGGAGTTGTAAATAGATGGGGAGATGAGATATACTTTGAGACAAATGTTGTTGTTAATGAGGAAGAGAATTCAAAGGAATATGTTGAGTTAGGAGATATTGCCTATTGGATTCCTGGAAGAGCTATTTGCATCTTCTTTGGAAAAACACCAATAAGTGATGATGATAAAATAAAGCCCGCGAGTGCTGTAAATGTTATTGGGAAAGTTAAGGATTGGAAAAAATTCAAAGATGTTTGGGATGGAGAGATAATTGAAATAACAAAAAATAATGTTTAA
- a CDS encoding DUF3343 domain-containing protein, with protein sequence MIGKLKNIFKLKKLKEEKESLEGKGLIIFENTKDAMRAESVLKDKYKIKVVAPPVEIREGCDLAIEYELIDEFGIKRELENNNIKPLKFISLNDYSLKPLELIKIKEVDGFILVRCGNMKITIDKEGNIVNISGGGCPDVPYLALKLKGRNIKDIKEDESPKSLGFTLCAYTLNKAFEKARELVMENEN encoded by the coding sequence TTGATAGGTAAATTAAAAAACATCTTTAAATTAAAAAAATTAAAAGAGGAAAAAGAAAGCTTAGAAGGAAAGGGATTAATTATATTTGAAAATACAAAGGATGCCATGAGAGCAGAGAGTGTTTTAAAAGACAAATATAAAATTAAGGTGGTTGCCCCACCGGTAGAGATTAGAGAAGGCTGTGATTTAGCAATAGAGTATGAATTAATTGACGAATTTGGAATTAAAAGGGAATTGGAAAATAACAACATAAAACCTTTAAAATTTATATCTCTAAATGATTACTCTTTAAAACCTCTTGAGTTAATAAAAATTAAAGAAGTTGATGGATTTATTTTAGTTAGATGTGGAAATATGAAAATAACCATTGACAAAGAAGGAAATATAGTTAATATCTCTGGTGGTGGATGTCCAGATGTTCCTTATTTAGCATTAAAATTAAAAGGAAGAAATATTAAAGATATTAAAGAAGATGAATCACCAAAAAGTTTAGGCTTTACCTTATGTGCCTACACATTAAATAAAGCATTTGAAAAAGCAAGAGAGTTGGTGATGGAAAATGAAAATTAA
- the apgM gene encoding 2,3-bisphosphoglycerate-independent phosphoglycerate mutase → MRAILILLDGLGDRASEILDNKTPLQFAKTPNLDKLAENGMCGLMTTYKEGIPLGTEVAHFLLWGYSLEEFPGRGVIEALGEDIEIEENAIYLRASLGFVKKDEKGFLVVDRRTKDIDKDEIERLINDFPTFVDGYEFELFYSFDVHFILKIKERNGWISDKISDSDPFYKNRYVMKVQPIKELCKNGVEYNKAKDTAKALNKYLLNVHKILENHKINRKRRKMEKMPANFLLTKWASRYRKVESFKERWGMRGVVLGSSSLFKGLAKFLGMDFIKIDSFKEGINLIPELNYDFIHLHTKETDEAAHTKNPLNKVKVIEKIDKLIGNLKLNDDDLLIITADHSTPSVGSLIHSGESVPIIFYGKNVRVDSVKEFNEISCSNGHLRIRGEELMHLILNYTNRALLYGLRAGNRLRYYIPKDDDIGLLQE, encoded by the coding sequence ATGAGAGCTATTTTAATATTATTAGATGGTTTAGGGGATAGAGCATCTGAAATTTTAGATAATAAAACCCCACTACAATTTGCAAAAACACCTAACTTAGATAAATTGGCTGAAAATGGAATGTGTGGCTTAATGACAACGTACAAAGAAGGAATCCCGTTAGGAACTGAGGTGGCTCATTTTTTACTTTGGGGATATTCCTTAGAGGAATTTCCGGGGAGGGGGGTTATTGAGGCATTAGGGGAAGATATAGAGATTGAAGAAAATGCCATATACTTGAGGGCATCATTAGGATTTGTTAAAAAGGATGAGAAAGGATTTTTAGTAGTAGATAGGAGAACTAAAGATATTGATAAAGATGAGATTGAAAGATTAATAAATGACTTTCCTACTTTTGTAGATGGGTATGAATTTGAGCTTTTCTATTCTTTTGATGTTCATTTTATATTAAAAATTAAAGAAAGAAATGGATGGATTTCAGATAAAATCTCTGATTCTGACCCATTCTATAAAAATAGGTATGTTATGAAAGTTCAGCCAATAAAAGAGCTGTGTAAAAATGGAGTTGAATACAACAAAGCAAAAGATACTGCAAAGGCGTTAAATAAATATCTTTTAAATGTTCATAAAATCTTAGAAAATCATAAAATAAATAGAAAAAGAAGAAAAATGGAAAAAATGCCTGCTAATTTTTTATTAACAAAGTGGGCATCAAGATATAGAAAGGTGGAGAGCTTTAAAGAAAGATGGGGAATGAGAGGAGTTGTTTTAGGTAGCAGTTCATTATTTAAAGGATTAGCAAAATTCTTAGGAATGGATTTTATAAAAATTGATAGTTTTAAGGAAGGGATAAATTTAATTCCTGAGCTAAATTATGATTTCATTCATTTGCATACAAAAGAAACAGATGAGGCTGCCCACACAAAAAATCCACTAAATAAAGTTAAGGTCATTGAGAAGATTGATAAACTTATAGGCAATTTAAAATTAAATGATGATGATTTACTTATAATAACTGCTGACCATTCAACACCTTCTGTTGGAAGTTTAATTCATTCTGGAGAAAGTGTTCCAATAATATTTTATGGAAAAAATGTTAGAGTAGATAGTGTAAAAGAGTTCAATGAAATAAGTTGCTCAAATGGACATTTAAGAATAAGAGGAGAAGAATTAATGCATCTAATTTTAAACTATACAAACAGAGCATTATTATATGGTTTAAGAGCTGGAAATAGGTTAAGATATTACATCCCAAAAGATGATGACATAGGACTTTTGCAGGAATAA
- a CDS encoding sugar phosphate isomerase/epimerase family protein: protein MIGICMRSKEGFIFNNKLLDWGIHYCSKIVKENNIIGYHAPILNLDEKESISILKNIIENIKGRDYLTIHLHNGKNKDIDKELLVENLMIINEFAQKNNLKLCIENLRHGFSSNPNNITEIADEVNCFITFDIGHIPYDNRLEFLEICSDRIYNSHVYEIEKDGKHLPPKNLNNLKPILDALLDVKCEMFLIELMDIRDILKTEKMIKEYLETYR, encoded by the coding sequence ATGATAGGAATCTGCATGCGTTCCAAAGAAGGGTTTATTTTTAACAACAAGTTATTAGATTGGGGCATACACTATTGCTCAAAAATAGTAAAAGAAAATAACATCATCGGCTATCACGCCCCAATTTTAAATTTGGATGAAAAAGAGAGTATTTCTATTTTAAAAAACATAATTGAAAATATCAAAGGAAGAGATTATCTAACAATCCACTTACACAATGGAAAAAATAAAGATATTGACAAAGAACTTTTAGTTGAAAATCTAATGATTATTAATGAATTTGCACAAAAGAATAATTTAAAATTATGCATAGAAAATTTAAGACATGGATTTTCATCAAATCCAAACAATATAACTGAGATAGCAGATGAAGTTAACTGTTTTATAACATTTGATATTGGACATATTCCTTATGATAATAGATTGGAATTTTTAGAGATTTGCTCTGATAGAATTTATAATTCTCATGTATATGAGATTGAAAAGGATGGAAAACATCTACCACCTAAAAATCTTAACAATTTAAAACCAATATTAGATGCTCTCTTAGATGTTAAATGTGAAATGTTTTTAATTGAATTAATGGATATTAGGGATATTTTAAAAACTGAGAAGATGATAAAAGAATATTTAGAAACATATAGGTGA
- a CDS encoding double-cubane-cluster-containing anaerobic reductase: MQLKAVEKLMQKFANRKEQLYKQKEEGRKVFGMFCAYVPIEIILAANAIPVGLCGGKNDTVPIAEEDLPRNLCPLIKSSYGFKKAKSCPYFEASDIVIGETTCEGKKKMFELMERMVPMHIMHLPHMKDEDSLKIWIKEVEKLKELVEKETGNEITEEKLKEAIDKVNKLRELFYKLYELRKNKPVPIKGLDVLKIFQFAYLLDIDDTIEVLEDLIKELEERVKKGEGFEGKRILITGCPMVAGNTKIVELVEEVGGVVVGEESCTGTRFFENFVEGYSIEDIAKRYFKIPCACRFKNDERIENIKRLVKELDVDGVVYYTLQCCHTFNVEGTKVEEALKEEGIPIIRIETDYSESDREQLKTRLEAFIEMI, from the coding sequence ATGCAATTAAAGGCAGTAGAAAAATTAATGCAAAAATTTGCCAATAGAAAAGAACAACTTTACAAGCAAAAAGAAGAAGGTAGAAAGGTTTTTGGAATGTTCTGTGCTTATGTTCCAATAGAAATAATTTTAGCGGCAAATGCAATTCCAGTTGGTTTGTGTGGAGGTAAAAATGATACAGTCCCAATAGCAGAAGAGGATTTACCAAGAAACCTCTGCCCTTTAATAAAATCATCCTATGGGTTTAAGAAGGCAAAATCATGTCCTTACTTTGAAGCATCAGATATTGTCATTGGAGAAACAACATGTGAAGGAAAGAAAAAGATGTTTGAATTGATGGAAAGAATGGTTCCTATGCATATAATGCACCTTCCACACATGAAAGATGAAGATTCTTTAAAAATCTGGATTAAGGAAGTTGAAAAGTTAAAAGAATTAGTTGAAAAAGAAACAGGTAATGAAATAACTGAAGAAAAATTAAAAGAAGCTATAGATAAAGTAAATAAACTTAGAGAGTTATTCTATAAGCTTTATGAGCTAAGGAAAAATAAACCAGTTCCAATTAAAGGATTAGATGTTTTAAAAATATTCCAATTTGCTTACTTATTGGATATTGATGATACAATAGAAGTTTTAGAGGATTTAATTAAAGAGTTAGAAGAGAGAGTTAAGAAAGGAGAAGGATTTGAAGGAAAGAGAATTTTAATAACTGGTTGTCCTATGGTTGCTGGAAACACAAAGATTGTTGAACTCGTTGAAGAAGTTGGGGGAGTTGTTGTTGGAGAAGAGAGCTGTACAGGAACAAGATTCTTTGAAAACTTTGTTGAAGGTTATAGCATAGAGGATATAGCAAAAAGATATTTCAAAATCCCATGTGCATGCAGATTTAAGAATGATGAGAGAATAGAGAATATAAAGAGATTAGTTAAAGAATTAGATGTTGATGGAGTTGTTTATTATACATTACAATGCTGTCACACATTTAATGTTGAAGGAACTAAAGTAGAGGAAGCATTAAAAGAGGAAGGAATTCCAATTATAAGAATTGAAACTGATTACTCTGAAAGTGATAGAGAACAGTTAAAAACAAGATTAGAGGCGTTTATTGAGATGATTTAA
- a CDS encoding molybdopterin oxidoreductase family protein: MKVVHTICPGCSVGCGIDLIVKDDRVVGAHPYKKHPINEGKSCLYGQNCYKIIYHEKRLKRPLIKKNGKFVEVSWDKALDFIAENLKKYNAEDITFIASGKCTNEDNYALKKLADNLKARIGHCICNSPKANYAEISTSIDDIENAKNIIIIGDVFSEHTLIGRKVIKAKEKGAKVAIFNIDEKEILKLNADKFIRVDDYSKIDLSSVDEDTMIIINAPINADEIIKNVKESGAKVLPIAKHCNTVGATLIGIPALNKDEYINLLKDSKCLYIMGENPALISEDILKNAEFLVVQDIIMSETAEFADVVLPSSCWAEKDGTFINTDKRLQKINKAVNPPGEAMTDWMIIKNLAEKLGIDLGFNSLEDIQKEIIKVVS; the protein is encoded by the coding sequence ATGAAAGTTGTGCATACTATATGCCCAGGTTGTAGTGTTGGATGTGGAATTGATTTGATTGTTAAAGATGATAGGGTTGTAGGAGCTCATCCATACAAGAAACATCCAATAAATGAAGGAAAGAGCTGTTTATATGGACAAAACTGTTATAAAATAATCTACCATGAGAAGAGATTGAAAAGACCATTAATTAAGAAAAATGGAAAGTTTGTTGAAGTTAGTTGGGATAAAGCATTAGATTTTATTGCAGAAAATTTAAAAAAATACAATGCTGAAGATATAACCTTTATTGCTTCTGGAAAATGCACAAATGAAGATAATTATGCGTTAAAAAAATTGGCCGATAACTTAAAAGCAAGGATTGGACATTGTATCTGCAATTCTCCAAAAGCCAATTATGCTGAAATTTCTACAAGTATTGATGACATTGAGAATGCAAAAAACATTATAATTATTGGTGATGTTTTTTCTGAACATACATTAATTGGAAGAAAAGTTATTAAAGCAAAGGAAAAAGGGGCTAAGGTAGCAATTTTCAATATAGATGAGAAAGAAATCTTAAAATTAAATGCTGATAAATTCATAAGAGTTGATGATTATTCAAAAATTGATTTAAGCAGTGTTGATGAAGATACAATGATTATAATTAATGCTCCAATAAATGCCGATGAAATAATTAAAAATGTAAAAGAAAGTGGAGCTAAAGTTCTACCAATAGCAAAACATTGCAATACAGTCGGGGCAACACTTATTGGTATCCCTGCTTTAAATAAAGACGAATATATAAATTTGTTAAAAGATTCAAAGTGCTTATACATAATGGGTGAGAATCCTGCTTTAATTAGTGAGGATATATTAAAAAATGCTGAATTTTTAGTTGTTCAGGATATTATAATGAGTGAAACAGCAGAATTTGCTGATGTTGTTCTTCCATCTTCATGCTGGGCAGAAAAAGATGGGACGTTTATAAACACTGACAAAAGATTGCAGAAGATAAACAAGGCGGTTAATCCTCCAGGAGAGGCGATGACTGATTGGATGATAATTAAAAACTTAGCTGAAAAGCTTGGGATTGATTTAGGCTTTAATTCATTAGAAGATATCCAAAAAGAGATTATTAAGGTGGTATCATGA
- a CDS encoding Coenzyme F420 hydrogenase/dehydrogenase, beta subunit C-terminal domain — protein MKYLLVKSTDSRILNKAECGGAVTALFKYLLDKKFVDGVLALKRGEDIYDGIPVFITNSDELIETAGSLHCAPTNFGKIISKYLNDKKIAVSTKPCDAMAIRELAKLNQINLDNIYMIGLNCGGTISPITAMKMIELFYEVNPLDVVKEEIDKGKFIIELKSGEHKAIKIDELEEKGFGRRKNCQRCEIMIPRMADLACGNWGAEKGWTFVEICSEKGKKLIEDAEKEGYIKIKEPSEKAIQIREKIENVMIKLAKKFQKIHLEDEYPNLEEWQKYWNRCIKCYGCRDNCPLCFCVECRLEKDYVEEKGKIPPNPLIFQGIRLSHISQSCINCGQCEDVCPMDIPLAYIFHRMQLKIRDTFGYIPGVDDELPPLFIDEK, from the coding sequence ATGAAATATCTCTTGGTAAAATCAACTGATAGCAGGATTTTAAATAAAGCAGAATGTGGAGGGGCAGTAACAGCCCTATTTAAATATTTATTGGATAAAAAATTTGTTGATGGAGTCTTAGCTTTAAAAAGGGGAGAAGATATCTACGATGGAATCCCAGTATTTATAACAAATTCAGATGAGTTGATAGAAACTGCTGGCTCTCTTCACTGTGCTCCAACAAATTTTGGAAAGATAATTAGTAAATACTTAAATGATAAGAAAATTGCCGTCTCTACCAAACCATGTGATGCAATGGCTATAAGAGAGTTAGCAAAGTTAAACCAAATTAATTTAGATAACATTTATATGATTGGTTTGAATTGTGGAGGGACAATAAGTCCAATAACAGCTATGAAAATGATTGAGCTATTTTATGAAGTCAATCCATTAGATGTCGTTAAAGAAGAGATTGACAAAGGTAAGTTTATTATTGAATTAAAAAGTGGGGAACATAAAGCTATCAAAATAGATGAGTTAGAAGAGAAAGGTTTTGGTAGAAGAAAAAACTGTCAAAGATGCGAAATTATGATTCCAAGAATGGCTGATTTGGCTTGTGGAAATTGGGGAGCTGAGAAGGGTTGGACTTTTGTTGAAATCTGTTCAGAAAAAGGAAAAAAGTTAATTGAAGATGCTGAAAAAGAAGGATATATCAAAATTAAAGAACCTTCAGAAAAGGCAATTCAAATTAGAGAAAAGATAGAGAATGTTATGATAAAGTTAGCCAAAAAATTCCAAAAAATACATTTGGAAGATGAATATCCAAACCTTGAAGAGTGGCAGAAATATTGGAATAGATGTATAAAGTGTTATGGTTGTAGAGATAACTGCCCACTATGTTTCTGTGTTGAATGTAGATTAGAGAAAGATTATGTTGAAGAGAAAGGTAAAATCCCTCCAAACCCATTAATATTCCAAGGAATTAGATTGAGCCATATATCTCAAAGCTGTATAAACTGTGGGCAGTGTGAGGATGTTTGTCCAATGGACATCCCTTTAGCTTATATATTCCATAGAATGCAGTTGAAGATTAGGGACACTTTTGGTTATATTCCAGGAGTTGATGATGAACTTCCACCATTATTCATTGATGAGAAATAA
- a CDS encoding acyl-CoA dehydratase activase codes for MILGIDVGSTTTKMVLMENNRVVWYKVEDIGVVIEEDVLLKMVKEIEQKYSIDKIIATGYGRHKISFADKVVPEVIALGKGARYFFNDADGVVDIGGQDTKVLKIDKDGKVIDFILSDKCAAGTGKFLEKALDILKIDKNEVDKYKSDNVAKISSMCAVFAESEIISLLSKKIPKEEILMGVYDSIINRVIPMVNKLKIQNVVFSGGVAKNKVLVEIFEKKLNKKLLIPEEPQIVCCVGAILV; via the coding sequence ATGATTTTGGGAATAGATGTTGGCTCTACAACAACAAAAATGGTTCTAATGGAAAATAACAGAGTAGTTTGGTATAAAGTTGAAGATATTGGAGTTGTTATTGAAGAAGATGTTTTATTAAAAATGGTTAAAGAGATTGAGCAGAAATATTCAATAGATAAAATTATAGCAACTGGATATGGAAGGCACAAGATTAGTTTTGCAGATAAAGTAGTTCCAGAAGTTATTGCCTTAGGAAAAGGGGCGAGATATTTCTTTAATGATGCTGATGGAGTTGTAGATATTGGAGGGCAAGATACAAAGGTTTTAAAAATTGATAAGGATGGGAAGGTTATTGATTTTATCCTATCAGATAAATGTGCCGCTGGAACTGGGAAATTCTTAGAAAAGGCATTAGATATCTTAAAAATTGATAAAAATGAAGTAGATAAATATAAATCAGATAATGTTGCTAAGATATCATCTATGTGTGCTGTTTTTGCTGAAAGTGAAATAATAAGCTTACTGTCTAAAAAAATTCCAAAGGAAGAGATTTTAATGGGAGTTTATGATAGTATAATAAATAGAGTTATTCCAATGGTGAATAAGCTTAAAATACAAAATGTAGTGTTTAGTGGTGGAGTTGCTAAAAATAAAGTTTTAGTAGAGATATTTGAAAAAAAATTGAATAAAAAACTTTTAATTCCAGAAGAACCACAGATTGTCTGCTGTGTTGGAGCTATATTAGTATAA
- a CDS encoding CD3072 family TudS-related putative desulfidase yields the protein MKGKKIAIVSHCILNQNSVVNGLERAEGAFNEVVEILLKNNYGIIQLPCPELIYLGIGREGKTKEEYDTEEYRKLCKKLLKPIIKYLQEYKKDNYKKFILIGIENSPTCDIFKNRGILMEELLKEIKNLNINIKAIEYPKNEEDYEEFIKTLKKMIE from the coding sequence ATGAAAGGGAAAAAGATAGCTATTGTTTCTCACTGCATATTAAACCAAAATAGTGTTGTTAATGGATTAGAGAGAGCTGAAGGAGCGTTTAATGAGGTTGTTGAAATTCTTTTAAAGAATAATTATGGAATAATTCAACTACCATGCCCCGAGTTAATTTATTTGGGAATTGGTAGGGAAGGAAAAACAAAAGAGGAATATGACACAGAAGAATATAGAAAACTCTGTAAAAAACTTTTAAAGCCAATAATTAAATATCTGCAAGAATATAAAAAAGATAACTACAAAAAATTTATTTTAATTGGAATAGAAAATTCCCCAACCTGCGATATTTTTAAAAATAGAGGAATCTTAATGGAAGAACTTTTAAAGGAGATTAAAAATTTAAATATCAACATTAAGGCAATAGAATACCCAAAAAATGAAGAGGATTATGAAGAATTTATAAAAACTTTAAAGAAGATGATAGAATGA
- a CDS encoding YeeE/YedE thiosulfate transporter family protein yields MEYLHVIGTFVFGIILGYLFQRARMCFVGGMRDLYLIRDTWLIKGLFGFFAGALIGYIIFSATGLISAFPWFVDKGLAPIPGDPLGASGTLMGHLIVAIVGGFGVGFFSVIQGGCPLRNYVMAAEGNKTAIAYVFGLAVGAVIFHKFVAPLVKAILI; encoded by the coding sequence ATGGAATATCTCCACGTAATTGGAACATTTGTATTTGGTATAATTTTAGGTTATTTGTTCCAAAGAGCAAGAATGTGTTTTGTTGGGGGAATGAGAGACCTTTATTTAATAAGAGATACATGGTTAATTAAAGGTTTATTTGGGTTCTTTGCTGGAGCATTAATTGGATATATCATATTTAGTGCTACTGGATTAATTTCAGCGTTCCCATGGTTCGTTGATAAGGGATTAGCTCCAATTCCAGGAGACCCATTAGGAGCGAGTGGAACTTTAATGGGACATTTAATAGTGGCTATTGTTGGTGGTTTTGGAGTTGGATTTTTCTCAGTTATTCAGGGAGGCTGTCCATTAAGAAACTATGTTATGGCTGCTGAAGGGAATAAAACAGCTATTGCCTATGTGTTTGGATTAGCCGTTGGAGCAGTTATATTCCATAAGTTTGTAGCTCCATTAGTAAAAGCAATATTAATTTAA
- a CDS encoding YeeE/YedE family protein: MRISPLTAGLIGGFTAAMLQALFKVFPPPAYGICIACHTRDLVNWIVNHLFGTSLGLAPVSKVFPVLTVVGIFIGALIGAFAHKEFKLKQTHNPVIGFILGILVINFALLMGGCPVRETLRTAYGDIVALISLIAMFAGVVVASEVYLKRNL, translated from the coding sequence ATGAGAATTTCCCCATTAACAGCAGGGTTGATAGGAGGTTTTACAGCAGCAATGTTGCAGGCATTGTTTAAAGTGTTCCCACCACCAGCTTATGGTATTTGTATAGCATGCCACACAAGAGATTTGGTAAATTGGATTGTTAATCACTTATTTGGAACTTCATTAGGTTTAGCACCAGTTTCAAAGGTTTTTCCTGTTTTAACTGTTGTAGGTATCTTTATTGGGGCTTTAATAGGGGCATTTGCACATAAAGAGTTTAAATTAAAACAAACCCACAATCCAGTTATTGGTTTTATTTTAGGGATTTTGGTTATTAACTTTGCTTTATTGATGGGAGGTTGTCCTGTAAGAGAAACATTGAGAACAGCTTATGGAGATATTGTAGCGTTGATAAGTTTAATAGCTATGTTTGCTGGGGTAGTTGTAGCAAGTGAAGTTTACTTAAAAAGAAACCTCTAA